In the Carassius gibelio isolate Cgi1373 ecotype wild population from Czech Republic chromosome B24, carGib1.2-hapl.c, whole genome shotgun sequence genome, one interval contains:
- the itprid1 gene encoding uncharacterized protein itprid1: MSTSKSVARRAVLQAARNRWNRTDHFDIAPMINSDTRKCDEDNVERWFTAISKDDTKPEVDLEMSVKTIRRNKSGEDDLALGVEASLYGKHSLKTVRELLRSSKDPPALSKRNSVASNVSIPSDVSIMDMLNILQDDPEELLLDLGFGTEEPDITGRIPARFLNNKSCARGISFQLFLEAQQNRMDIENVDVRNRFRQLEVLQQVTTTFSSLVGGNTQNVDTSTASQMSAEAREKKKRIAMILRRAYKKSLSQAKTLQNQHMPSRVTSSAISSPESPGMPMVDKRIPSKRTILLENGLSPLEEEQSINLEAAEPVLNSPTVRGTSDLLKLDSIPSSTEESLQRPAESFELEEVQSFDEGSLSGSCNGPVDPGGERNGSCVMRTNSCQSDSSGFLEEPFIPALSPQNSPGPKLTKMLNAISKDSKEDQQKRLQQREMEDPPAGEPNCEMESNQKPSPTKDSGKTVLGTADSETMFDSGELRKIRSEKEITVSPDISKVGRNNVYTLAYFVQMDPVQNYPTEIRDRLRGSISPDSRVYREGMSLLEELKSAETNSHLSPTDLRTDVLEKGVGNFTNNLEVSKKDPALDLIQESPASTHNKTVTSDAAAGHNSPTALKLRRESFSRRSWSDGITDNDSGTAQTPTTQTPFTSVDTSPPHLWNSVESSGDLGRLHTRSISLDTGLSCEEEDHRLQDALGAGAQRCFYCGSQIGYDNGWAKPKPDLSSSLPYSLDEFEDMVKCLRKFQAVLTEIEERLEEEHASVIRSLSDSHREEVEDVLRLREAVKHEAGTLEQQLSDLVHHSDDSIKMKLNRLMDEQSQLCTQLQITPSDMHHSEPTSTRSVAIQCCLPPVTSSQQQCVHHHCTCHGACQDPHRFPCQNQWEANYKPDRLDFVAFIKSLKNSLQHSMKNNSLE; encoded by the exons ATGTCTACCAGTAAATCTGTGGCCAGAAGAGCAGTTCTACAGGCCGCCAGGAATAGGTGGAACAGGACGGATCACTTTGATATTGCTCCTATGATCAATTCGGACACAA GAAAGTGTGATGAAGATAACGTAGAGCGCTGGTTTACGGCAATCTCAAA GGATGACACGAAACCAGAAGTTGACCTGGAAATGTCAG TGAAGACTATAAGAAGAAACAAGAGCGGAGAAGATGATCTGGCACTGGGAGTGGAAG CATCTTTATATGGCAAACACTCTCTCAAGACTGTACGAGAGCTTCTGAG GTCATCTAAAGATCCTCCTGCTCTGTCAAAGAGGAACAGTGTTGCATCGAATGTCTCAATACCATCTGACGTCAG CATAATGGACATGTTGAACATACTGCAGGATGACCCTGAGGAACTGTTGCTGGATTTGGGTTTTGGCACTGAGGAGCCTGACATTACAGGGAGAATCCCAGCCCGATTCCTCAATAACAAGTCCTGCGCTCGTGGCATCAGCTTTCAGCTCTTTCTGGAAGCTCAGCAGAACCGAATGGACATTGAAAACGTGGATGTCAGAA ATCGGTTTAGACAACTCGAGGTTCTTCAGCAGGTCACCACAACGTTCTCCTCTCTGGTCGGTGGAAATACTCAGAATGTGGACACATCTACAGCCTCCCAGATGTCTGCAGAAGCACGAGAGAAGAAAAAACGTATTGCCATGATTCTGCGTAGGGCCTACAAGAAGAGCCTCAGTCAAGCCAAAACGTTACAGAATCAGCACATGCCCTCTCGTGTGACCTCCTCAGCCATATCCAGCCCAGAATCACCTGGGATGCCAATGGTAGATAAAAGGATCCCTTCCAAACGCACAATATTGTTAGAAAACGGTCTCTCCCCATTAGAAGAGGAGCAGAGCATTAATTTAGAGGCAGCTGAGCCGGTTTTAAACAGTCCGACAGTAAGAGGAACATCAGACCTTCTGAAGCTTGACTCTATCCCATCTTCAACTGAAGAGAGTCTGCAACGGCCTGCTGAATCTTTTGAGCTGGAAGAG GTCCAGAGTTTCGATGAGGGAAGTCTATCTGGGAGCTGCAATGGTCCAGTGGACCCTGGAG GTGAACGAAACGGGTCTTGCGTGATGAGAACAAACAGTTGTCAGTCAGACAGCAGCGGCTTCCTAGAGGAGCCCTTCATACCTGCGCTATCCCCGCAAAACAGCCCAGGACCCAAGCTCACGAAG atgctgaatgCAATATCAAAAGATAGTAAAGAGGATCAACAGAAGAGATTACAACAGCGAGAAATGGAGGATCCCCCTGCAGGTGAACCGAATTGTGAAATGGAGTCAAACCAAAAACCCTCGCCTACAAAAGACTCTGGCAAAACTGTTTTGGGAACAGCAGACTCTGAAACTATGTTTGACTCAGGAGAGTTGAGGAAAATAAGAAGTGAAAAAGAAATCACTGTATCCCCAGATATTAGTAAAGTTGGCAGAAATAATGTTTACACTCTAGCATACTTTGTTCAAATGGATCCAGTCCAAAATTATCCTACCGAAATTCGTGACCGACTGCGCGGATCAATTAGTCCAGACAGTCGTGTTTATAGGGAGGGCATGTCCTTGCTTGAGGAACTGAAATCTGCTGAGACGAACTCACACTTGAGTCCTACTGATCTGAGGACAGATGTTTTGGAAAAGGGGGTGGGTAACTTTACAAATAACCTTGAGGTGAGCAAAAAAGATCCAGCTTTGGATTTGATTCAGGAATCTCCTGCTTCTACCCACAACAAAACCGTGACCTCTGATGCAGCCGCTGGACACAATTCCCCCACAGCACTCAAACTCAGGAGAGAGTCTTTCTCCAGGAGATCCTGGTCTGATGGGATCACAGATAATGACTCAGGAACAGCACAAACACCCACTACACAGACACCGTTCACATCTGTGGACACATCTCCACCTCACTTATGGAACTCAGTGGAAAGTTCTGGAGATCTTGGGCGTTTGCATACGCGGTCGATATCTCTGGACACGGGACTGTCTTGTGAGGAGGAGGATCACAGACTGCAGGATGCATTGGGGGCAGGGGCGCAGAGATGCTTCTACTGTGGGTCCCAGATTGGCTACGACAATGGCTGGGCAAAACCTAAACCTGATCTGTCTTCCAGTCTGCCT TACTCTCTGGATGAGTTTGAAGACATGGTGAAATGTTTGAGGAAGTTCCAGGCAGTTCTGACAGAAATCGAAGAGAGACTAGAAGAAGAACACGCATCCGTGATCAGATCTCTGTCAGATTCCCACAG GGAGGAAGTGGAAGATGTTTTGAGGCTACGAGAAGCTGTCAAACATGAAGCTGGGACGCTTGAACAGCAGCTGTCTGATCTGGTACATCACTCTGATGACAGCATTAAAATG aaGCTGAATCGGCTCATGGACGAACAGTCTCAGCTGTGCACCCAACTGCAAATTACCCCCTCTGATATGCATCATTCAGAGCCCACCTCTACCAGGAGCGTGGCCATTCAGTGCTGCCTGCCGCCCGTCACGTCCAGTCAACAGCAGTGTGTCCATCATCACTGCACCTGTCATGGGGCATGTCAAGATCCACACCGGTTCCCCTGTCAAAACCAATGGGAGGCCAATTACAAACCAGACAGGCTAGACTTCGTAGCTTTTATTAAAAGT TTGAAAAATTCACTACAACATTCAATGAAAAATAATTCATTGGAATAA
- the LOC128013008 gene encoding neurogenic differentiation factor 6-A-like: protein MLTLPFDDPVIMDSQFGANFPRDCVGEMKVTKQEPFKKEETLTMEDEDSEKDEDEREDGQDENGLPRRRGPRKKKMTKARVDRVKMRRMEANARERNRMHGLNNALDSLRKVVPCYSKTQKLSKIETLRLAKNYIWALSEILSTGKRPDLLTFVQTLCKGLSQPTTNLVAGCLQLNARNFITDQINSEASFSSRSPYESMYTTYHSPGVVTPSGPSVDAVKPFRPFNYCSSYESFYESVSPECGSPQFDGPLSPPINFNGIFSLKHEEPVEYGKSCHYSTRYCAVPPRSSISQSARGSSDLHFPYDIHLRGQFYPMQDEVNTFHN, encoded by the coding sequence ATGCTGACTCTTCCCTTTGATGATCCTGTCATAATGGACAGTCAATTTGGGGCAAACTTTCCACGGGACTGCGTGGGTGAAATGAAGGTCACTAAACAAGAGCCATTTAAAAAGGAAGAGACGCTCACGATGGAGGACGAGGATTCGGAGAAGGATGAGGATGAACGGGAAGACGGACAGGACGAGAATGGTCTGCCTCGGAGGAGAGGGCCTCGGAAAAAGAAAATGACTAAAGCCAGGGTGGACCGGGTCAAGATGAGGCGCATGGAGGCCAACGCCAGGGAGAGGAACCGAATGCACGGTCTGAACAACGCCCTGGACAGTCTGCGCAAGGTGGTGCCCTGCTACTCCAAAACCCAGAAACTATCGAAAATCGAAACCCTGCGGCTGGCCAAGAACTACATCTGGGCGCTTTCCGAGATCCTGAGCACTGGGAAGAGGCCTGACCTCCTGACCTTTGTTCAGACCCTGTGCAAAGGGCTCTCGCAGCCCACCACCAACTTAGTGGCCGGATGCCTGCAGCTGAATGCCAGGAACTTCATCACGGATCAGATCAACAGCGAGGCGTCGTTCTCCAGCAGGTCACCGTATGAATCCATGTACACGACCTACCACAGTCCGGGTGTGGTGACGCCCTCGGGACCCTCGGTAGATGCGGTCAAACCCTTCAGGCCATTCAACTACTGCAGCTCTTATGAGTCTTTCTACGAGAGTGTCTCGCCGGAATGCGGAAGCCCTCAGTTTGACGGTCCCTTAAGCCCGCCTATTAACTTTAACGGGATCTTTTCCCTCAAGCACGAAGAGCCGGTCGAATACGGAAAGAGCTGCCACTACAGCACGCGCTACTGCGCCGTGCCGCCGCGCTCCTCCATCAGCCAGAGCGCGAGAGGCTCCTCGGATCTCCATTTCCCATATGACATTCACCTCCGCGGCCAGTTTTACCCCATGCAAGACGAAGTAAACACTTTTCATAATTAA
- the ppp1r17 gene encoding protein phosphatase 1, regulatory subunit 17-like: MSTDCVRSLSDKAEHTLTMHEHLYGKAEMDNQKHSSKEHQQDKPGQKKPRRKDTPVLNSPPLIPGVRLMKTEAQMIHQEDEEKEMTK, from the exons ATGTCCACTGACTGTGTGAGGTCACTCTCAGACAAAGCCGAACACACACTCACCATGCACGAACATCTCT ATGGGAAGGCTGAAATGGACAACCAGAAACACAGCTCCAAGGAACATCAGCAGGACAAACCGGGACAGAAGAAACCCCGCAGAAAAGACACTCCGGTACTCAACAGCCCTCCACTCATACCAG GCGTGAGACTGATGAAGACAGAGGCTCAAATGATTCATCAGGAGGATGAGGAGAAGGAGATGACGAAGTAG